DNA from Asterias amurensis chromosome 7, ASM3211899v1:
TTAGTGCGACGGTGTTGGAAAAACCCTTATACACCGGTCGTTTACAGAAAAATCATACATCCCCTGTTAAACTTTCTCAAGCAGTGAGATTATTGTTTATCGACCAATGTATGTGCGTTATTAGTATCCCACGTATCTCACGTACCCCACCAACGGTACACACAGAGGGGGTTTGTGTGACAACCTCCACAAGTGACGTCATTGTTTCAGTGCTCTATTTTTTTCGCACGAATGGCGCTTTGTAATGACTCTGACAATTAATGGCAATATAAACGTACATCTGTGGATACTGCACTTTGAGAAACATTCCACTTCGAAGTACTACgattatgtaaaaagatagCACTTTTTATCCACCAAAACTTGGAAGCGTTATACCATGGTCTTCTCAAATTGTGTTTTCCAATAGTATATTCTTGTTGCGTGGACATGTTCGCTCCGGAGTTTCGGCAATTCGTGAAAAACGCGACCAcccttttgaaatgatttttttttttataaggttAATTTGATTGTATACAACTACCTTTATATATAGGATTTAAAAAATCGAacgggtaaacaaaaaacaaaaggaaaacgaTGCCTTTAGTACGTAGGGCCTATCATCATCTCGCTATTCGTGCACAAACATAACGGAGTGACGAAACAcaatcatgacgtcacaggtgaaGGTTAAAATTCGTCTCAacgaaaaatttaaaatgtgtaaaaaaaaattgtattaaaacaCTGTGATTTTAAATTGTGTCTTTATTCGGAAGATCATAAAGTTTTGGtttaaaatataatatataataaacTGTTATCGATCAAACAATTACAAGcaggttatttttgttttactttgatatATCATCACAGCAAgttaattattaaaatacaGCGAACATTCAATCAACAAAGAGCGATAAACTCTAAGGGAAGGTGTGAAATAAGTGATATCCATAATACATAATTAATTTGGACAGACTGgtctaaattatttgaattaaattgCACGACTTTTTGTCTCCTTTAACTATTTTACAACTACCAGCTGATAGGCTTGTTTATTACTTGAGTAACTGTTTCGATTAAAAAGAGGGTCGAACAACGCAACttactaatatttgtttatgtttactgTGTGACTTCAACTCAAATCGCATGAAGGGTGTGCAGAACATTGTAAAGACTGAAATTTGTTCTGTAATAATGTTGAGGACAGACTCACGAAGTGTCAAATTTGAACACTTCTAGTTTGGGGGGAATAGTAAAACAATAGGCCATTATTATGCTTTAAGCTGCAAATGGTAAATCATTTCTAAAAAGAATGTAAAGTATACACATAACTATTGTTATCTATTTAATTACAAGCAAAAAGCTTAAATCTGAAAagctatattttttttacaaaagttcTGTGTGAATGTACACTTTAAAAGCTATTTAACTATACATGACTTGTGTCATAAAAACGTCTTTATTGTGCATGAATTGTAATGCGACTATAAAACAAACTGAAAGTTAAGACAAAGTATAAGCAGAATGGAGTCTGTATAATTAATGTCATACGCTGACAAAATAAAGTCGGAAAATTCTGGTATTTCCATTAGTCCTACTACCACTGACGTCATGCGAACTATTAAACATTCACGAAAGGAAATATACTGTtgtgaattaaaaaaacatcaatactTATGGCCTACACAAATAAACATAATTATATGATATGAAAATTAACAACTCTTTTAGCGCAACAAACTTTTTAAAGAGAACAAATCCGTGGTGCGCATTTGTATCacatcacgtgattggttctcgactaatgaaacttcacaatttgtaacCGAGGTATAACAACATCTTTTGTTCCCCAGCCCATGGACgaacagaaaaaaatgacaGACATACATGAAAAGACAGTACATACGGGTGTCAGACAGAACACAAGGCCGTTTTATTGTAttacataccccccccccccccaagaaaaagaaggaaaaaaaaaaaaatcattggtaGCTATAGGGCTTGTCCGTTAGCGGCTAGGGCTCCCTAGGATATGGCTGCATCACAAAGTAAACGTGCGTTGAAGCATAGGCTAGCTATAAGGAAAAGCCGCAGCTTCTAATTCGGAAGTGGAAATGCTTCAACAAATCGGTGATTGACAGTACAGCGCCACCATGCGTTTGCCCAGGGGGTGCAGCCATAATAATTTCAGAATGCAAACATGCGGGAAAATGGGTCGTCAGAACCCACCTGATATGGTTCTTTAAGGCGTCCGTTATTTAAACTTTTGAAGTTATGAAGCTGCATTTGTTTACcctttgggaggggggggggggggggttgggcgTTGTGGGTAACGCCATCATTCTTACACCACAGCGAGGGGTTTTGAACTGTAACACTGCCAATTCCTGTCTTGAGACGAGACTACGTTATCAATGCCGTTATGCACATGTTTCCCAGGGgtaatatttcaaaaagggaaagCCAAAGCCCGGACCCCCAAAAATTAACAATCGGaggattgtttaaaaacaaacgtTAACGTAGTCTCCTATTCTCAAGACAGGAATTGACAGTGTTCTGTTACAAGTCCTTTTCGCcgtatagcctgaacatctgacgacaaacttcgaggctcgtgaataactcCAGagaccggtgtcgcatgcaattatgtcctgcAATACtttccggaggacattattgcatatggaAATGTCCGCCGGACGCTGCTGcctaatgcaattgtgtccgcccggacacaattgcatatgcatttgtgtccgcccccgtgcaaaaccgtctttgcagtaaattaaacgcccttggtcgacggaacacgttcgttattttttatgaatgacatgtgaaatgttcggctgttgggtattcgctgcaatcataaaatacgtgaatattcatgctgcatatacgtagcaCATACATgcacagtcatgtacatgtccaccggacggttttgcatagcaaaagtgtccggagcggacagtattgcatgggacacaattgcatctgacatcGGCATCAAAAACTGGCGTAtgttttaacctttgacctcattaattttacatagagatacgcagtcaaattctattgcggacttGACAGTAGTGTAGTGTTTtggaaagaataaaaaaaatggttgcacgtttatccaacatcattgtatccaatggatctagcggcaggtacctgtctttatccaggggcccagtctaactgcggtataacaaaaaaataacgcCGGAACAAACTCTTGGTGTCGCGCTTTATTGTGAACCACCTGCGTTGTTTACCGGGCTGAGAAAGCAACTTATATCCTATAGTGAAATAATAACTGGCCTTCCTCCATTTTGTGGCAAGTCCCCGCTCCCTAGACGTCGGCGTTAGTCTTTTTGGAGTCGCTTCTCCATCTGGCACAATGAATGCCGATCAGAACCATCAGTAAGGCCATGATACCACCCAACATGGAAATCTCAACAACGTCTGCATTGAAGCCTAGTGGTGAATACTCATGGTAGCCAGCTGTATCAATAAATAAGATTAGAATACACTTCGGGTAAAATATcaaaggttaaaaaaaatgcgaaaatatcaaaaataaacgttttgtttgtttttgtatgtgcaaaattttttgtctttgtttaaaaaaaaaaaaaaaaaaaaatgaaaactttttttttaatattttaatatttgtaaaaatgtttgaacatattttcattattttgtgcaGGAAGGGGAGGGGACCCTAAACACTACTGATGCTCACCACCACTTTCCGACGCCCGTGCATTCCTGACGTGTCTTGTCGTTACATGAGCCCGAGAGTGAGACGTTTTACCGGGGGAAGAGGAGCCATGTTTAGCCTGGTGCTGCAACAGATGATTCACTTCATCACCTGATCCCCGCTCGCTGACCCCGCCGATGAACTCCTCCAGCGAAGGGTCGGTGCAAACCGTCTCGCATGCGGCATCAAACTCCATGGCGTAACAGACCCTCATCTCGCAGTGTACGTACACCTGCAATCATAAATCAAAAcgaacaaaattgttttacatctttacaaagtatacctttggttttctGAACCGTGTAATTGTTTAATCCTGAtgaataaatgtagatgtataagGTAAAGCCTTCATGTGAACTtcaaggtggtcgcgtttttgagattcCGCCGAAAACCATGAGGGAGCGAAGAATGTCCCCTTAAGGAATACGCAGTGAGGGTTACCGGTTTGGGTGTCCCAAACTTTACAAACCTCTGGATCAGAAATTACCCGGATTACGGATCCCATGGGTCCTTACACATTTCTGGGTCTATAAGACTCGGGATTTGTACTAAAAAATGCATAGAAATGAGTTGGGTCTGCGTGACCCAAATCAGATCCATGTGCACCAAAATCTGGATAAGAACCATGAGTTTTTAGGGTGTTTGAAACCTACGgttgttttcagaaccacccaactcatttagagataggcATTATttaatggtgttaccgcaaaccttacttagatcgtttttccaccatgcaaagtttcaaatcctacttacaaaAACTATCCTACCCCATCGAAGCCCAGGGCCCAGTTTTTTGTAGATGATAAggaccaaaatttgcttagcatgaaatttctgcctcgataaaaagagggttaccaaccaaatttccactcgATTTTCAAGATgagcaagcaacagctgaacaccagtaactagcaattatgcaacaaatggaaatttggttggtaatcctgtttttatcaaggaagaaatgtcatgcttagcaaatttttgtactctatgaaattgggcccaggaccgACCACCATTTTTGCAATCGAATTTGTTTTGAGATCGACCGATATGAATGTGACCTTGGGGTCCTTCCTTAATTTGAGACCACATGGTACATTGGCCTAAACACATAAAGGTCAAACAAAGTTTTGACAACATTTTACGTTTTGTCAGCAAATTTTTGTCTAAAAAAGCTAAAATTAACGCACCTGGCAATCCACCCATGCGACCTTTTGCATTAGGTTTCCCCTGCGGTAACCAGACGCGATACAAAATTGAGCTATGTGTCAACTACAGCGGAATGACTCAAAATCACAGTGGGACAAAAAAACCTCCCTTTCCACTTGAAAATATGGAATCAATCAATTTTCTATAAACATGAATTTCTTTTTTGTGCTACTCATGTGGGTCCCTCCCCATGGGTGATTTAATGTGTCTAGTCTCTTAATAATGATAACAGCGCGTTTTGACTATAATTCATACCGATGTATAACCAATACCCCCGCGGTTTTTACCAGGTGGAGGTGTATAGTGACCTTCATGAAAtgtcttctttattttttattaccgATCATATTTTGTATCCATCCTACAGTGCAGtaatttttcttctttattggAAATCAGTGATTAATaagtataaaagaaaaaacaaatgttttgaaaccgtGATCAGTCTCAGTTTTATGTTTTTACAAACTATGCATTGATGACGCGGAGTTGGATTCAAATcccattttttctttaaagcatTTTCCGTGTGAGCCTGGCCCTAAAAGGGTGAAATTGACTAGCGTTTCGTGCAGTCGGCTGCAAGCACACTGGTACTCGAATTATGGGTACATTCTGAcccgtttttttataaagaggCTAGGTATTAAGCAGAAACAGATAACCGGATTTGTTTAGGTTATTTCTTTGTTCGTGCTTGGTTCCACGCTTATATCAATAATTGTATTTACAGAAGTATAGTTGTTTCCTGTGTGAAATTGGGATTGTCACTATGACGATTGGGGCAAAAGTCATTCGTTACTTATAATGACTTACCGGGCCATTAATGTGGTGTTCTCCAAGGAAAGCAAATGAGCTGAGGGAAAATCGCTTCCGGCTGCTTGAAGGTGAGACTAGCAACTGTACGGTGTCATCACGGGGACACCTGAAAACAAGTACCAACCAACAGCGGACTATTAATTGAACATGTTACAAATACACATCAAAGAAGCTGAAATGACTCATAAAAGAATCTTGCTTCGGAACACTGACAACGAAAACGCATCTTCGTTCAGCAAGCAGTGTACTTCTATCAATATTCAAATTAATGTGAACAAATCGAGGTGAAAATGACGAAATAAGTTCGTCGTACATTTCTTACACACTGAAAAACAGTCTTTGTGCACGATAGGTTTGGATTTATCATGTCCCCCCcccatgggaaattaacatgggttGTAGAAGGATGATTAAAAACAGGGCGCTGTTACAAGTATTTTGTGTAAAGTTCgccatagggggggggggggcagaatcttgacagaatctcctgccacaacgGCCTAACTTACCCATCCTCAAGGAAAGGAAAACGAGTGAAGTCAAATGGGTTCGTAGAGGGCGTGGCCCAGCACCTGTCGAGCACGAGGGAACAGTCTTTCCCAGGGTGGCATTTCACTCGGGCTTCGAAGTGCATCGTGTCATGCAGCTGGACCCTCATGGGGAAAGTGTTCGATTTTAACGGCGTGGTGAAACTGCCGTCGTCGAACATCTCGAGCGAAAAGTTGTACCTTTCGTACCCTTCGTCGTAGAACACGAGAGTTGTGACGTTGGGGTCGAACGACAGATAATTCACTGAGCTTTCGTGGACACGGCACCCGAGGTGGATCTCGATGTTGTGATCTCGCGTGATCTCGCTGCCGGATGTGTACGGTTGGGGTGGGATGTGAGCTGTGTTCTCGAAGGTGACGAGACCAATCTCGAGCCCGTTTTCTTCCtgacattttcacaaaacaaacactttaaaaACCAGTTGCAGTTTGAAAATCGATGGAAAACAGCAGATCAACATGCTTTTCACATGCTCTTTGGAATAGCGTCCCACTTCAACACAGACAACATAAATAAATGATTCCTGTAATAAAGCAGAAACTTGTTCCGAATTCAAAACACATCTCAAAACATCTATTTCAGAAACCATAGCTTTCGAAGTATGGTTGTCTTTGAGTATAACAGCAGAGTTCTTCTGTTTTGCATGACGTACTAGAAATATCAatgctattttttttatcattttatgaTATAAAAAATTACCTTAGTAACAGCTGTTTCACACCCATTGTATGACGTCCCGATGACGTAATGCGTTGCGTTGTAATCCATTCCTTTACACCGTTGATCATTGAGGTACATTGTGCGCGGGTCTATGACTCCGGAGAGCCGCTTGGAGACAAAGACTTGCATGAAGTTGCCGTGGCAGTCTACCGGGCTGGACCCTGGTGCCCTCGGGCGGGCCGTCCGTAGTGGAGCCTCGATCATGGCGGGCAGTTTCCGTCCTGTAACGTAAACGTGATTTAAACTTCGTTTTCCCTTGCTCTGTTACTAAGGGTAGtgttttgtaatgtttgtttaaaattggGGGTTATTAAGGTAGGCCTACTCTTTCGGTAATTTAAAAGGCAGAATGATTTAAATTTTATATAGACTTGCACATACAAGCTTATTCAGCGTATACTGTCATTTACTAGATTATGTTTTACAATGATACACTTGTTTTACAGGATAGAGAGTCTGTACAgataaaaacattcaacaaaatcACAGACGATAGTGGACAGAGGAGGAAACTCccatactctcttaatgtaaaagagcgAAAAACACCATTTCAAGAGCCATATggaggacaactctttttcgagtggtcttccaatcttttagattgaagtttgcatctttttgagtgatttttcacactgtcctggagtgaaacccctctaaaagagtgaaataaccaccactctttttgaagagccatatgaacgacagctcgaaatgtaaagagtggtgtttttcatcttttcgagtgatttttcactctgtcctggagtgaaacccctctacaagagtgaaataaccaccactctttttgaagagccatatgaaggacagctcgaaatgtaaagagtggtgtttttcatcttttcgagtgatttttcactctgtcctggagtgaaaccccccttaaagagtgaaataaccaacactctttttgaagagccatatgaaggacagctcgaaatgtaaagagtggtgttttttactcttttacatttagagagtacgTCAAGCGTAGAGTGCCTATCTAAAGACCAAGCCGGAAGTGATTGCCCTGTAGCTAGAGGctgttcgaatcctatattatTTTAGCAGCGGGACTACATCGTCACGATTTAGCTCACCCATCCAGGTGAAGCTCCACTCGGTCCGAGAGAGTCTTGCCTCGCAGCGACGTCTGGTCCTGACTGCATCTGAGTCTACCTCGATCCGATAGGTTGCTCCGTACACCAGATCGAAGGGAAGGCTGAAGCTGAGATCGTTCCCATCCACTTCACTCCTCTTGGTGTCCTCCGTATAAATGACCTCTCCCTCGGCGTCCAGAATGGTGACAAACCCGGACTCCTTCGGTCTCAAAATCTGGTCAAAACGAATAATATTGTTTTCAGGGGAGGTACCACGACGGACGAACGAAAGAAAACAAGAGTAACTgtttactcttattctccacaccatgcaaagcttcaaacaccatttacgaaaaaaaaacaagttcagcAATCAATCTGGGTCCATAGGTTTTCTTAACAAACTACCGTGCATGATGTTCAGGAATTAGAAAATGAATTATGGAAGCTGTACTGGAAACCACTGCCCTGAATAAAGGCAGAAAGCTAGGATATAAAATAGCGAATTGGTATACGTGTGGAGGAATTTGTAATCTATACTATACGCAAAATGCAACACAATGGAATcttcatttatttataattaactATTGACATTAATAAGTTTGTGATACCATCCATCGGGTTTGACTTTATAAGAAGGCACGGTGGACTTTGTGGAGTAGGTTTTAGCGGGCGACCAAGCAACTTGGGGCATTCATAACAAAACTTTCCTATCAAAGAGTAACACTTCTTTAATTAAAAGGAACATTTTGAATTCCCACAATCTCGTCACTGCCGCTTTTCTTTAAGGGGAAATCAACAGCAAAAAGAAGTGGACATTcagtttattaaaacaaaaggtAGAGTGATTTCCAAAaatataccctccctttaaagacaTTCATACCAAGTAGAATGAGACTTCACTTCTAGTATCCACACGCGCACTTCACGCGAAACATTTTCTTCCCCCTCCTTCTTCCTCCTTCAAACCCGCAAAGCATGAAAACATTCTTTCCTGACCCCTGACCCCTTCTGAAATCAAATCTTCACCTCAATAATGTAGGTTGAGTTCCTAACGATCCCACTGAGATGGTTCAATCATTGCGCGCCAAACCCCTCTGGAGACCAATACATCTTTACAATAACCAACCAAATAACAACGTCTGACCCCCGTTAACTGAAAACTAAAGGGAAATTGCTTGAACCTTCTCAATTTATCAATTTACCCGCGTTTTGGGTGTTCCTAATCCAAAGTAGCCATGCAGGTCCTCTATTATTATAAAGCCCAACACCGGACAGTGAAATTGAATAAAACTTTAAATTATTGAAATAGATTCCACTTGGCGATTCAAGGTCCTATGCCATCGGAAATAATGTCAAAGTAAATATGGAATAAGGGACCGTCTGAAAAACTTGATACATAAGTTCATAGCATGTGAGAAGTGTGTTCTGTTCTCCTAATATTTGTGTTAGGCTTTTAGAGGATTAGTTACAttctttgtttaactttttgaatttgaaaattgaaaaacattACCTGCTTGTTAAACTTGATAACAATTTCTCTCTCTGTTACATTTGATCCTGGTGCTGGTACAGACTCTGACGTCATTACAAAAAAGGGCACAAAATGCTCTGGATCTGTGTTAAGATTAATACTTTGAATTTGTGAGAAACTCAACAACTATGGTTTAGAAATTAAgttttaaaggggctgtgtcgtcatAATCAAAGGCATGGcggaattgggcccagattggaTTTTCTCTTCTAGATTCACTATTGCTTCTCAATTCACTCATTAACTGGCTGGGAGGCGGTGCAACCATTGATCTCTATTATACAATGGCGATCAATGGGTGCAACTGAGAGTTTAGAACGCTAGGTGGAACCAGACTTATCTGgtaatttcttttgtttgtatagttctgagcatgctcaGATTTCTAAGAACATAATTTGTGTAGCCTTTGGAAAGTCTCTGCTaggatcgaaacgtcaggccattaactacctgttgcatttataccataggtccctTTAGTTGATAGGCAGTTTGCAATAGCTGGTTCTCTTTTCTCAACATCCTGGCAATTAGTCTACTGCCACCCAGCGACCTAACCCCAATATTTGCTGCGTGTACAGTCACACTCAATTGGTTAACAGTGAGTTGGTTACTTACATTGGGACTATGATTTAGGTACAACAACAA
Protein-coding regions in this window:
- the LOC139939284 gene encoding uncharacterized protein; translation: MAGRIRRYATSLSSLILWVFWLKLTAASDGSQGHYEGGSLTWIADQNNPRNVNITFQLNFRHSYFNGYLHEQCSETAIREKEVLSTEGSFRVDGERVTWANYVCTDFDEEINWSTGSFTFTHRLTPEQTGIDVNFEECCWLTEIANNGQQVSEGRGWNLASRVDISPRPDNNKVNHPPVSLSLPVYRMKKGCPGVLYIPAFDLDDDEIRCRWTDRDRRECNLHDGDVCGPLFVDSKRKKLGAELKEDTCKLTFRAKNPVGIYALSVMLEDFAPTDLTSPLSKIPLQFLFEILPNQGPCRQPRVLGGHGECVTVPAGQEMQHTILAQSSSPEFEITSIDTIKSRGISVSPVKKVDGTDADYFITLTWTPAIGQLGRHMVCYRAEEEGDFSSDAACVYINVVDPEHFVPFFVMTSESVPAPGSNVTEREIVIKFNKQILRPKESGFVTILDAEGEVIYTEDTKRSEVDGNDLSFSLPFDLVYGATYRIEVDSDAVRTRRRCEARLSRTEWSFTWMGRKLPAMIEAPLRTARPRAPGSSPVDCHGNFMQVFVSKRLSGVIDPRTMYLNDQRCKGMDYNATHYVIGTSYNGCETAVTKEENGLEIGLVTFENTAHIPPQPYTSGSEITRDHNIEIHLGCRVHESSVNYLSFDPNVTTLVFYDEGYERYNFSLEMFDDGSFTTPLKSNTFPMRVQLHDTMHFEARVKCHPGKDCSLVLDRCWATPSTNPFDFTRFPFLEDGCPRDDTVQLLVSPSSSRKRFSLSSFAFLGEHHINGPVYVHCEMRVCYAMEFDAACETVCTDPSLEEFIGGVSERGSGDEVNHLLQHQAKHGSSSPGKTSHSRAHVTTRHVRNARASESGAGYHEYSPLGFNADVVEISMLGGIMALLMVLIGIHCARWRSDSKKTNADV